The Serpentinimonas maccroryi genome has a segment encoding these proteins:
- a CDS encoding THUMP domain-containing class I SAM-dependent RNA methyltransferase codes for MHNLTLFLPCPAGVEDFLLAEVQAICPAAAASAQRQRGGVELTGTWDDVLRLNLHSRLAQRVLVRLALQPCPHEDALYQAAHQVLWELWFTPAQTFKVELTAHQCPFQSLNFAALRIKDAVCDRMRERFGQRPSVDTVQPQVRLHAHLGPDQVWLYIDTSGEPLFKRGWRSDTGDAPLKETLAAAMIAASGWTGLDAQGQPQPLYDPCCGSGTVAIEAAQRALQIAPGKLRRFGFERLLPHRPERWQALRLQAEAAERPLPGGQPLVFGSDVSFRMVDFARRNAERAGVAHAIEWRGGDALERLPPCPTPGVMLLNPPYGERIAAAGVAGQPAQERARAQPGSPPGPAQGAGRESARHADGQENADFFAQLASHWKKHYAGWTAWLLTPDPQLPGQMRLKPSRRVPLWNGPIECRLFRFDLVAGSARTPRAGAGTRPESQPPQ; via the coding sequence ATGCACAACCTGACCCTGTTCCTGCCCTGCCCCGCCGGGGTGGAAGACTTCCTGCTGGCCGAAGTGCAAGCCATCTGCCCAGCGGCGGCCGCCAGCGCGCAGCGCCAGCGCGGCGGCGTCGAGCTCACCGGCACCTGGGACGATGTGCTGCGGCTCAACCTGCACAGCCGGCTGGCCCAGCGCGTGCTGGTGCGGCTGGCGCTGCAACCTTGCCCGCACGAAGACGCGCTCTACCAAGCCGCCCACCAGGTGCTGTGGGAGCTGTGGTTCACGCCCGCGCAGACCTTCAAGGTCGAGCTCACGGCCCACCAGTGCCCGTTCCAGAGCCTGAACTTTGCCGCCCTGCGCATCAAAGACGCGGTCTGCGACCGCATGCGCGAGCGCTTTGGCCAGCGCCCCAGCGTCGATACCGTGCAACCCCAGGTGCGCCTGCACGCCCACCTGGGGCCGGATCAGGTCTGGCTCTACATCGATACCTCGGGCGAGCCGCTGTTCAAGCGCGGCTGGCGCAGCGACACGGGCGATGCGCCGCTCAAAGAAACGCTGGCCGCCGCGATGATCGCCGCCAGCGGCTGGACTGGCCTGGACGCCCAAGGTCAGCCGCAGCCGCTCTACGACCCCTGCTGCGGCAGCGGCACGGTGGCCATCGAAGCCGCGCAGCGCGCCTTGCAGATCGCGCCGGGCAAACTGCGCCGCTTTGGTTTCGAGCGCCTGCTGCCACACCGGCCCGAACGCTGGCAGGCGCTGCGGCTGCAAGCCGAGGCCGCCGAGCGCCCCCTGCCCGGTGGCCAGCCCTTGGTGTTTGGCTCCGACGTGTCTTTTCGCATGGTCGATTTTGCGCGCCGCAACGCCGAACGCGCTGGCGTGGCGCATGCCATCGAGTGGCGCGGCGGCGACGCCCTCGAGCGCCTGCCGCCATGCCCCACGCCCGGGGTGATGCTGCTCAACCCGCCCTATGGCGAGCGCATCGCTGCCGCCGGGGTGGCCGGCCAGCCGGCACAGGAGCGGGCGCGAGCGCAACCGGGTTCGCCCCCGGGCCCCGCCCAGGGTGCAGGCCGCGAAAGCGCGCGCCACGCCGATGGGCAGGAGAACGCCGATTTTTTCGCGCAACTGGCCAGCCACTGGAAAAAACACTACGCCGGCTGGACCGCCTGGCTGCTGACCCCCGACCCGCAGCTGCCGGGACAGATGCGGCTCAAACCCTCGCGCCGGGTGCCGCTGTGGAACGGCCCGATCGAGTGCCGCCTGTTTCGTTTCGACCTCGTGGCGGGCAGCGCACGCACGCCCCGCGCCGGCGCCGGCACCCGCCCCGAAAGCCAGCCCCCTCAATAG
- a CDS encoding zf-TFIIB domain-containing protein: MKCPNCVDVELLLSDRQGVEIDYCPQCRGVWLDRGELDKLIERSLSPSPGRARHQDAPLRQPDFQDSDFRKRSGGAAPGGLGAKLGGLAGLGGLGGGLPGGFAAGSKQKKKKSWLSDIFD, from the coding sequence ATGAAATGCCCCAACTGTGTGGATGTGGAACTGCTGCTGAGCGATCGCCAGGGTGTGGAGATCGACTACTGCCCGCAATGCCGCGGCGTCTGGCTCGACCGTGGCGAGCTCGACAAGCTGATCGAGCGCAGCCTGAGTCCGTCGCCCGGGCGCGCGCGCCATCAAGACGCCCCGCTGCGCCAGCCCGATTTCCAAGACTCCGACTTTCGCAAGCGCAGCGGCGGCGCTGCGCCGGGGGGACTGGGCGCCAAACTCGGCGGCTTGGCCGGGCTGGGTGGCCTCGGTGGTGGCCTGCCGGGTGGCTTTGCGGCTGGAAGCAAGCAGAAAAAGAAAAAATCGTGGCTCAGCGATATTTTTGACTGA
- a CDS encoding LysR family transcriptional regulator has translation MSLTYSYRHLYYFWIVAQEGGMSNAAARLGMAVQTVSAQVRELEKALGCQLLKPAGRGVALTEAGVLAARQAQQIFELGEALPTLLRQSALAPRVRLAVGMADGLPKLEVLRLLRPVLDVPDLHLICHDGEIDDLLADLATHRLDVVLTDHPVSSRAHLKVHHHRLASSAYGWFAAPPWLQAAQRPFPAALQGLPLLLPTRHASVRAQLDQWLARHGLTPRIAGEFEDSALLETFGGQGMGVFPAALALADTLQQRHGALLLGVCEGVAAPCYALSLERRVAHPLLRRLLEPGA, from the coding sequence ATGAGCCTCACCTACAGCTACCGCCACCTGTACTACTTCTGGATCGTGGCCCAAGAGGGCGGCATGTCCAATGCCGCCGCGCGGCTCGGCATGGCGGTGCAGACCGTGAGCGCCCAGGTGCGCGAGCTGGAAAAGGCGCTGGGTTGCCAGCTGCTCAAACCGGCTGGACGCGGCGTGGCCCTGACCGAGGCCGGGGTGCTGGCGGCGCGCCAAGCGCAGCAGATTTTCGAGCTCGGCGAGGCCCTGCCGACGCTGCTGCGCCAATCCGCGCTGGCGCCCAGGGTGCGGCTGGCGGTGGGCATGGCCGACGGCCTGCCCAAGCTCGAGGTGCTGCGCCTGCTGCGCCCGGTGCTCGATGTGCCCGACCTGCACCTGATCTGCCACGACGGCGAGATCGACGATTTGCTGGCCGATCTGGCCACGCACCGGCTCGACGTGGTCTTGACCGACCACCCGGTGAGCAGCCGCGCGCACCTCAAGGTGCACCACCACCGCCTGGCCAGCAGCGCCTACGGCTGGTTTGCCGCGCCGCCGTGGCTGCAAGCGGCCCAGCGCCCGTTCCCGGCTGCCCTGCAGGGGCTGCCGCTGCTGCTGCCCACGCGCCACGCCAGCGTGCGTGCGCAGCTCGACCAGTGGCTGGCGCGCCACGGCCTGACGCCGCGCATCGCTGGCGAGTTCGAAGACAGCGCGCTGCTCGAAACCTTTGGCGGCCAAGGCATGGGGGTGTTCCCGGCTGCGCTGGCGCTGGCCGACACGCTGCAACAGCGCCACGGCGCGCTGCTGCTAGGGGTGTGCGAAGGCGTGGCGGCCCCGTGCTACGCGCTCAGCTTGGAGCGCCGGGTGGCGCACCCGCTGCTGCGCCGCCTGCTCGAACCCGGCGCTTGA
- a CDS encoding sulfate/molybdate ABC transporter ATP-binding protein: MSIAIRQISKQFGSFTALRDVNLDIDSGELLALLGPSGCGKTTLLRIIAGLESPDQGSVLFAGADATDTHARERNVGFVFQHYALFRHMTVFENVAFGLRVKPRALRPSEAQIKERVHELLSLVQLDWLAERYPSQLSGGQRQRIALARALAVQPKVLLLDEPFGALDAKVRKELRRWLRRLHDELHVTSVFVTHDQEEALEVADRVVLMNQGRVEQVGTPQQVWEHPASPFVYGFLGDVNLFHGRAHEGQLHLEGVAIDTPEHAQARDAKAFAYVRPHDLEVERWRPGAVGIAAELQRALVVGPIARLELWPLDAESPDGHDPLIEAQIPAERLQALGLKEGDRVLLSPKKARVFLQPQPA, encoded by the coding sequence ATGAGCATAGCCATCCGCCAGATCAGCAAGCAGTTTGGCAGCTTTACGGCGCTGCGCGACGTCAACCTCGACATTGATTCGGGCGAATTGCTGGCGCTGCTGGGCCCCTCGGGCTGCGGCAAAACCACGCTGCTGCGCATCATCGCCGGGCTGGAGTCGCCCGACCAGGGCAGCGTGCTGTTTGCCGGCGCCGACGCCACCGACACCCATGCGCGCGAGCGCAACGTGGGCTTCGTGTTCCAGCACTACGCGCTGTTTCGCCACATGACTGTGTTCGAGAACGTGGCTTTTGGCCTGCGCGTCAAGCCGCGCGCGCTGCGCCCCAGCGAGGCCCAAATCAAAGAGCGCGTGCACGAGCTGCTCAGTCTGGTGCAGCTCGACTGGCTGGCCGAGCGTTACCCCTCGCAGCTCTCGGGCGGGCAGCGCCAGCGCATCGCCTTGGCGCGCGCGCTGGCGGTGCAGCCCAAGGTGTTGCTGCTCGACGAGCCCTTTGGCGCGCTCGATGCCAAGGTGCGCAAAGAGCTGCGGCGCTGGCTGCGGCGGCTGCACGACGAGCTGCACGTGACCAGCGTCTTCGTCACCCACGACCAAGAAGAGGCGCTGGAGGTGGCCGACCGCGTGGTGCTCATGAACCAGGGCCGCGTCGAGCAGGTGGGCACGCCGCAGCAGGTCTGGGAGCACCCGGCCAGCCCCTTCGTCTATGGCTTTTTGGGCGACGTGAACCTGTTTCACGGCCGCGCCCACGAGGGCCAGCTGCACCTCGAAGGCGTGGCCATCGACACGCCCGAGCACGCGCAGGCGCGCGACGCCAAAGCCTTTGCCTACGTGCGCCCACACGACCTCGAAGTCGAGCGCTGGCGCCCGGGCGCGGTGGGCATCGCGGCCGAGTTGCAGCGCGCGCTGGTGGTCGGGCCCATCGCCCGGCTCGAGCTTTGGCCGCTGGACGCCGAATCCCCCGACGGCCACGACCCGCTGATCGAGGCGCAAATACCGGCCGAGCGCCTGCAAGCGCTGGGACTCAAAGAGGGCGACCGGGTGCTGCTCTCGCCCAAAAAGGCGCGCGTGTTTTTGCAGCCGCAACCGGCCTGA
- the cysW gene encoding sulfate ABC transporter permease subunit CysW, whose translation MNGRRALQRGESPWLRWCLIGLALGFMLLFLVLPLLAVFTEALRMGVGAYFEALRDPYAWAAIRLTLLVAAITVPLSLVFGVAAAWAVAKFEFWGKSFLTTLIDLPFSVSPVVAGLIYVLVFGAQGWFGPWLDERGIQIIFAVPGIVLATLFITFPFIARELIPLMQAQGTEEEQAALVLGASGWQTFWRVTLPNIKWGLIYGVILCNARAMGEFGAVSVVSGHIRGLTNTMPLHVEVLYNEYQSVAAFAVASLLALLALVTLVIKTVAEWRMEREMQTLAELAPERPSSPPAYTPRTHAS comes from the coding sequence ATGAACGGCCGGCGCGCTTTGCAACGCGGCGAATCGCCGTGGCTGCGCTGGTGCCTGATCGGCTTGGCGCTGGGCTTTATGCTGCTGTTTCTGGTGCTGCCGCTGCTGGCGGTGTTCACCGAGGCGCTGCGCATGGGCGTGGGGGCCTACTTCGAGGCGCTGCGCGACCCCTACGCCTGGGCCGCGATCCGGCTCACGCTGCTGGTGGCGGCGATCACCGTGCCTTTGAGCCTGGTGTTTGGCGTCGCCGCCGCGTGGGCGGTGGCCAAGTTCGAGTTCTGGGGCAAATCGTTCCTGACCACGCTCATCGACCTGCCGTTCTCGGTCTCGCCCGTGGTGGCGGGGCTGATCTATGTGCTGGTGTTTGGCGCCCAGGGCTGGTTTGGGCCGTGGCTGGATGAACGCGGCATCCAGATCATCTTTGCCGTGCCCGGCATCGTGCTGGCCACGTTGTTCATCACCTTCCCGTTCATCGCGCGCGAGCTGATTCCGCTCATGCAGGCCCAGGGCACCGAGGAAGAACAGGCGGCGCTGGTGCTGGGCGCGAGCGGCTGGCAGACCTTCTGGCGCGTGACCCTGCCCAACATCAAGTGGGGCCTGATCTACGGCGTGATTCTGTGCAACGCGCGCGCCATGGGCGAATTTGGCGCGGTCTCGGTGGTCTCGGGCCATATCCGCGGCCTGACCAACACCATGCCCTTGCACGTGGAGGTGCTGTACAACGAATACCAGTCGGTGGCCGCCTTTGCCGTGGCCTCGCTGCTGGCGCTGCTGGCGCTGGTGACGCTGGTGATCAAGACCGTGGCCGAATGGCGCATGGAACGCGAAATGCAAACCCTGGCCGAACTGGCGCCTGAGCGCCCATCCAGCCCCCCTGCCTACACCCCAAGGACCCACGCATCATGA
- the cysT gene encoding sulfate ABC transporter permease subunit CysT, giving the protein MTTAAIDLPAPEAAPPRRAQRRVLPGFHLALGYTVFYMSLIVLIPLAALILKTLSMSWADFWDAVTTPRVLASFRLSFGAAFLAAVVNAFMGLLVAWVLVRYSFPGKKVVDALVDLPFALPTAVAGIALTAILAGNGWIGQFFEPFGIQLAFNPTGVVIALIFVGLPFVVRTVQPVLQEAEKELEEAAQCLGATRWQIFWRVIFPTILPALLTGFAMAFARGVGEFGSVIFIAGNIPMVSEIAPLVIIGRLEAFDYLGATAVASVMLLFSFIMLLAINSLQAWQRRRAGDGA; this is encoded by the coding sequence ATGACGACCGCAGCCATCGACTTGCCCGCGCCCGAGGCGGCGCCGCCGCGCCGGGCCCAGCGCCGGGTGTTGCCGGGTTTTCATCTGGCGCTGGGCTACACCGTGTTTTACATGAGCCTGATCGTGCTCATCCCGCTGGCGGCCCTGATCCTCAAGACCTTGAGCATGAGCTGGGCCGATTTCTGGGACGCAGTCACCACGCCGCGCGTGCTGGCATCGTTTCGGCTCTCGTTTGGCGCGGCTTTTTTGGCGGCGGTGGTCAACGCCTTCATGGGCTTGCTGGTGGCCTGGGTGCTGGTGCGCTACAGCTTTCCGGGCAAAAAGGTGGTCGATGCGCTGGTCGATCTGCCCTTTGCCCTGCCGACGGCGGTGGCCGGCATTGCGCTCACGGCGATTTTGGCCGGCAACGGCTGGATCGGCCAATTCTTTGAGCCCTTTGGCATCCAACTCGCCTTCAACCCCACCGGGGTGGTGATCGCGCTCATCTTCGTCGGCCTGCCCTTTGTGGTGCGCACGGTGCAGCCGGTGCTGCAAGAGGCCGAAAAAGAGCTCGAAGAGGCCGCGCAGTGCCTGGGGGCGACGCGCTGGCAGATTTTTTGGCGCGTGATTTTCCCCACCATCTTGCCGGCGCTGCTCACCGGCTTTGCCATGGCTTTTGCGCGCGGCGTGGGCGAGTTTGGCTCGGTGATTTTCATCGCCGGCAACATCCCGATGGTGTCCGAGATTGCGCCGCTGGTGATCATCGGCCGCCTCGAGGCCTTTGATTACTTGGGTGCAACCGCGGTGGCCAGCGTGATGCTGCTGTTCTCGTTCATCATGCTGCTGGCCATCAACAGCTTGCAAGCGTGGCAGCGTCGCCGCGCCGGAGACGGCGCATGA
- a CDS encoding sulfate ABC transporter substrate-binding protein, with protein sequence MTTRRHLLHLFGAAALGPAALVSAHANPVDTLLNVSFDVSREYFREINAAFIAQQQQRTGQTLRVNMSHAGSSAQARAVADGLDADVVTMNTVTDIDFLAERGVVARDWRQRLPHNASPTTSTMLFLVRRGNPKQIRDWRDLIRPGVQVVVVNPKTGGNGRMAYLAAWGFVRSQGGSDADAAAFVRQLYQNVPVLARGGRDATGVFLQRNIGDVLVTFESEVISVEREFGVGRVDVVHPSTSLLTENPVALVERTVNQRGSRALAQAYLEFLYSDAGQEIAASNHFRPRNPEVLRRHSQHLRPIRLFEVGQYFGSWGEAQRQHFADGGQFDQIFAQRR encoded by the coding sequence ATGACCACCCGCCGCCACCTGTTGCACCTGTTCGGTGCCGCCGCCCTCGGGCCCGCTGCGCTCGTCAGCGCCCACGCCAATCCGGTGGACACCCTGCTCAACGTCTCGTTCGACGTCTCGCGCGAGTATTTCCGCGAGATCAACGCCGCCTTCATCGCCCAGCAGCAGCAGCGCACGGGCCAGACGCTGCGCGTGAACATGTCGCACGCCGGCTCCAGCGCCCAAGCGCGCGCCGTGGCCGACGGGCTCGATGCCGACGTGGTGACCATGAACACCGTGACCGACATCGACTTTTTGGCCGAGCGCGGCGTGGTGGCGCGCGACTGGCGCCAGCGCCTGCCGCACAACGCCTCGCCCACCACCTCGACCATGCTGTTTTTGGTGCGCCGCGGCAACCCCAAGCAGATCCGCGACTGGCGCGACCTGATCCGCCCTGGGGTGCAGGTGGTGGTGGTGAACCCCAAAACCGGCGGCAACGGCCGCATGGCTTATCTGGCCGCCTGGGGCTTCGTGCGCAGCCAAGGCGGAAGCGATGCCGACGCCGCCGCCTTTGTGCGCCAGCTGTACCAAAACGTGCCGGTGCTGGCGCGCGGCGGGCGCGACGCCACGGGGGTGTTTTTGCAGCGCAACATCGGCGACGTGCTGGTGACTTTCGAATCCGAGGTGATCTCGGTCGAGAGGGAGTTCGGCGTCGGCCGGGTCGATGTGGTGCACCCGAGCACCAGTTTGCTGACCGAAAACCCGGTGGCGTTGGTCGAGCGCACCGTGAACCAGCGCGGCAGCCGGGCGCTGGCGCAAGCCTATCTGGAGTTCCTCTACAGCGACGCCGGCCAAGAGATTGCCGCCAGCAACCACTTCAGGCCGCGCAACCCCGAGGTGCTGCGGCGCCACAGCCAGCACCTGCGCCCGATCCGGTTGTTCGAGGTCGGGCAGTACTTTGGCTCGTGGGGCGAGGCGCAGCGGCAGCACTTTGCCGACGGCGGCCAGTTTGACCAGATTTTTGCTCAAAGGCGCTAA
- a CDS encoding sulfate ABC transporter substrate-binding protein, with protein sequence MPNRRHLLHLLGASTLGTATFGIASANTRATPAAPLTLLNVSYDPTRELYADYNPLFAQRWRERTGQELRFQQSHGGSGRQARAIIDGLDADVATLALAADIDALHNNGNWVPRDWQRRLPHNSTPYTSTIIFVVRSGNPKNIRDWGDLVRSDVRVITPNPKSSGGARWNYLAAWEFARRQSGSAAGAREFVARLYRNVPVLDVGARGSATSFAQRNQGDVLLAWENEAHLLEKEFGQRVDFVYPSISILAEPPVTLVDRNVDRKGSRAVAQAYLEHLYSEEAQDLIGRHFYRPRSAAALARHASRLPRIPLFTIDEAFGGWAAATREHFADGGVFDQIFTLR encoded by the coding sequence ATGCCAAACCGCCGCCATCTGTTGCACCTGCTGGGCGCCAGCACTCTCGGAACTGCCACGTTCGGCATTGCCAGCGCCAACACCCGCGCCACCCCCGCCGCGCCGCTGACGCTGCTCAACGTCTCGTACGACCCGACGCGCGAGCTCTACGCCGATTACAACCCGCTGTTTGCGCAGCGCTGGCGCGAGCGCACCGGGCAGGAGTTGCGCTTCCAGCAGTCGCACGGCGGCTCGGGGCGGCAGGCGCGCGCCATCATCGACGGCCTCGACGCCGACGTGGCCACCCTGGCGCTGGCGGCCGACATCGACGCCCTGCACAACAACGGCAACTGGGTGCCGCGCGACTGGCAGCGGCGCCTGCCGCACAACAGCACGCCCTACACCTCGACCATTATTTTTGTGGTGCGCAGCGGCAACCCGAAAAACATCCGCGACTGGGGCGACCTGGTGCGCAGCGACGTGCGCGTGATCACGCCCAACCCCAAAAGCTCGGGCGGCGCGCGCTGGAACTACCTTGCGGCCTGGGAGTTTGCGCGGCGCCAGAGCGGCAGCGCCGCCGGCGCGCGCGAGTTTGTGGCGCGCCTGTACCGCAACGTGCCCGTGCTCGACGTGGGCGCGCGCGGCTCGGCCACCAGCTTTGCCCAACGCAACCAGGGCGACGTGCTGCTGGCTTGGGAGAACGAGGCCCATCTGCTGGAAAAAGAGTTTGGCCAGCGCGTGGATTTCGTCTATCCCAGCATCAGCATTCTGGCCGAGCCGCCGGTGACGCTGGTCGATCGCAACGTGGACCGCAAAGGCAGCCGCGCCGTGGCCCAAGCCTACCTAGAGCACCTCTACAGCGAAGAAGCGCAAGACCTGATCGGGCGCCATTTCTACCGCCCGCGCTCGGCGGCGGCGCTGGCGCGCCACGCCAGCCGTTTGCCCCGCATACCGCTGTTCACCATCGACGAAGCCTTTGGCGGCTGGGCAGCGGCCACGCGCGAGCACTTTGCCGACGGTGGCGTGTTCGACCAGATTTTCACCCTGCGCTAA